The Harpia harpyja isolate bHarHar1 chromosome 10, bHarHar1 primary haplotype, whole genome shotgun sequence genome includes a region encoding these proteins:
- the MCU gene encoding calcium uniporter protein, mitochondrial isoform X3 produces the protein MPSAGIGVHQRLSPWQSVRVVYCSTVVPSDEVTVVYQNGLPVISVNLPSRRERCQFTLKPISDSVGVFLQQLQAEDRGIDRVAIYSADGTRVASSTGIDLLLLDDFKLIINDVTYHVRPPKRELLSHENATTLNDVKTLVQQLYTALCIEEHQLNKEKELIGRLEELKEQLAPLEKVRMELSRKAEKRTTLVLWGGLAYMATQFGILARLTWWEYSWDIMEPVTYFITYGSAMAMYAYFVMTRQEYVYPDARDRQYLLFFHKGAKKTRFDLEKYNQLKDAIAQNWTLRGFETHCRFTCPSSKLMKRTDQQRSSEPRQKTCS, from the exons ATGCCTAGCGCAGGCATTGGG GTCCATCAGAGGCTTTCTCCTTGGCAGAGTGTGAGAGTGGTCTATTGCAGTACGGTAGTGCCCTCTGATG AAGTAACAGTGGTTTACCAAAACGGGTTACCTGTGATTTCTGTGAATCTTCCATCCCGGCGTGAACGTTGCCAGTTCACGCTTAAACCTATCTCAGACTCTGTTGGTGTGTTCTTGCAACAGCTGCAAGCAGAGGACCGAGGAATTGATCGGGTTGCAATCTACTCAGCAG ATGGCACACGTGTCGCCTCCTCCACAGGCATAGATTTGCTTCTGCTGGATGACTTCAAACTGATCATTAATGATGTCACGTACCATGTTAGACCACCAAAGAGAG agcTCTTAAGCCATGAAAATGCAACGACGCTGAATGATGTCAAGACATTGGTTCAGCAGTTGTATACCGCCTTGTGCATTGAGGAGCACCAGCTGAACAAAGAGAAGGAGCTGATAGGGAGACTAGAGGAATTGAAGGAGCAACTAGCACCACTAGAAAAA GTAAGGATGGAGCTcagcaggaaagcagagaagaggaCAACCTTGGTGTTGTGGGGAGGCCTGGCCTACATGGCCACTCAGTTTGGGATTCTGGCCCGCCTCACCTGGTGGGAGTATTCTTGGGACATTATGGAACCAGTCACCTATTTCATCACCTATGGTAGTGCCATGGCAATGTATGCTTATTTCGTAATGACTCGCCAG gaataTGTTTATCCAGATGCCAGAGACAGACAGTACTTACTATTTTTCCATAAAGGAGCCAAAAAGACACGATTTGATCTAGAGAAATACAATCAACTTAAGGATGCAATTGCTCAG AATTGGACCTTAAGAGGCTTCGAGACCCACTGCAGGTTCACCTGCCCATCCAGCAAATTGATGAAAAGGACTGATCAGCAAAGAAGCTCTGAACCCCGGCAAAAAACCTGTTCATAG